One part of the Glycine soja cultivar W05 chromosome 11, ASM419377v2, whole genome shotgun sequence genome encodes these proteins:
- the LOC114373946 gene encoding nucleolar GTP-binding protein 1-like, producing the protein MVQYNFKKITVVPNGKDVVDIILSRTQRQTPTVVHKGYAISRLRQFYMRKVKYTQQNFHDKLSTIIDEFPRLDDIHPFYGDLLHVLYNKDHYKLALGQINTARNLIGKIAKDYVKLLKYGDSLYRCKCLKVAALGRMCTVIKRVGPSLAYLEQVRQHMARLPSIDPNTRTVLICGYPNVGKSSFINKITRADVDVQPYAFTTKSLFVGHTDYKYLRYQVIDTPGILDRPFEDRNIIEMCSITALAHLRAAILFFLDVSGSCGYSIAQQAALFHSIKSLFMNKPLIIVCNKTDLQPLEGISEEDMKLVNEMKAEALKTLVGQGGEPTDNNSVLLTMSTLTEEGVIAVKNAACERLLDQRVEIKMKSKKINDCLNRFHVAVPKPRDQKERPPCIPQAVLEAKAKQAAEKEKRKTEKDLEDENGGAGVYSMNLRKNYILADDEWKEDVLPEILDGHNVYDFIDPDILHRVEELEREEGMRQEEAEDDDFEIDGTELTPEQQAALAEIRKKKSLLIQQHRIKKSNAENRPTVPRKFDKDKQFTSERMGRQLSSLGLDPSLAIKRMHSRSVSRGRKRDRSPETRSADGMDTDGDTPSKKQRLSRSLSRSRSVSRPPHEVVPGEGFKDSAQKVKAIKLAKKSVKKRNKDARRGEADRVIPNLKPKHLFSGKRSNGKTERR; encoded by the coding sequence ATGGTTCAGTACAATTTTAAGAAGATTACCGTGGTGCCAAATGGGAAGGATGTGGTCGACATTATCCTCTCTCGCACCCAGCGTCAGACACCAACCGTTGTGCACAAAGGATATGCGATTTCACGGCTGCGCCAATTCTACATGCGCAAAGTGAAGTATACTCAGCAGAATTTTCACGACAAGCTCTCCACCATAATCGACGAGTTCCCCCGGCTTGACGACATTCATCCATTCTACGGTGATCTCCTCCATGTGCTCTACAACAAGGACCATTACAAGCTTGCTCTTGGCCAAATCAACACTGCCAGGAATCTCATTGGTAAGATTGCCAAAGACTATGTCAAGTTATTGAAGTACGGTGACTCGCTTTACCGGTGCAAGTGTCTTAAGGTTGCTGCTCTTGGCCGCATGTGCACTGTGATCAAGAGGGTTGGCCCGAGTTTGGCTTATTTAGAACAGGTCAGACAGCACATGGCTAGGCTTCCCTCTATTGATCCAAATACGAGGACTGTTTTGATCTGTGGATATCCTAATGTTGGTAAGAGCTCGTTCATTAACAAGATTACCAGAGCTGATGTGGATGTGCAGCCCTATGCTTTCACTACCAAGTCTCTCTTTGTGGGTCATACTGATTATAAATACCTGAGGTACCAAGTAATTGATACGCCAGGGATTTTGGACAGGCCTTTTGAAGATCGTAATATTATTGAGATGTGCAGTATCACTGCTCTAGCACATTTGAGAGCTGCAATCTTGTTTTTCTTGGACGTCTCTGGATCTTGTGGTTACAGTATTGCTCAGCAGGCAGCGCTGTTTCACAGCATTAAGTCTTTGTTTATGAACAAGCCGTTGATTATAGTCTGCAACAAGACTGACTTGCAGCCACTGGAGGGGATATCAGAGGAAGACATGAAGTTGGTCAATGAGATGAAAGCTGAAGCCTTGAAGACTCTAGTTGGTCAAGGAGGTGAGCCTACAGACAATAACAGTGTATTGTTGACCATGAGCACTTTGACAGAAGAAGGGGTAATTGCTGTAAAAAATGCAGCATGTGAGAGGTTATTGGATCAGAGGGTGGAGATAAAGATGAAGTCAAAGAAAATTAACGACTGCTTGAATAGGTTTCATGTTGCAGTACCAAAGCCTCGTGACCAGAAGGAAAGGCCTCCATGTATTCCTCAAGCAGTTTTAGAAGCTAAAGCTAAGCAAGCTGctgagaaggaaaagagaaaaactgaAAAGGATCTGGAGGATGAGAATGGTGGGGCGGGTGTATACTCAATGAACTTGAGGAAGAATTACATTTTAGCCGATGATGAATGGAAAGAGGATGTGCTGCCAGAAATTTTGGATGGACACAATGTGTATGATTTCATTGATCCTGATATTCTGCATAGGGTTGAAGAGTTGGAAAGAGAAGAAGGGATGAGACAGGAAGAAGCTGAGGATGATGATTTTGAGATTGATGGAACTGAATTGACACCCGAGCAGCAAGCAGCTTTAGCTGAGatcaggaaaaagaaaagcttGCTCATCCAGCAGCATAGGATCAAAAAGAGCAATGCAGAGAATCGGCCAACTGTTCCAAGGAAGTTTGATAAGGACAAGCAGTTCACATCAGAAAGAATGGGAAGGCAACTGTCATCTTTGGGGCTTGATCCCAGTTTGGCAATTAAGAGAATGCACAGCAGATCTGTCTCTAGAGGTCGGAAAAGGGATAGATCGCCTGAAACAAGAAGTGCTGATGGTATGGATACTGATGGTGACACACCTAGCAAAAAACAGCGTCTGAGTAGATCACTGTCACGGTCCAGGTCAGTGTCACGCCCACCACATGAAGTTGTGCCTGGAGAAGGCTTCAAGGATTCTGCTCAAAAGGTCAAGGCAATCAAACTTGCAAAGAAATCTGTCAAGAAGAGAAACAAGGATGCCCGTCGTGGAGAAGCTGATAGAGTCATACCTAATCTGAAGCCCAAGCACTTGTTTTCTGGGAAGCGTTCCAATGGAAAAACTGAGAGACGCTAG